The genomic window TGTTCTTGAAATTCCACAATATATAACACTATCAATGCCAGTTCCGTGTTATGAGACCATACCACGGGCTTAGTAATATGCAAAATACCTTTTGGTAATTAGCCAAGCTTTCTGACGTACTTGTTTAAAGGAAAGCAAATGCACTGCCAAATATTTCTTATCGTATGAGAGAAAATAACAGCAAATGGGAATTGCAGGTATTGATTGATTAAATTTCAGAAATGATATCAGTGTCTGATTTTTTGTAGTGCCGTGACCTGTTCTACTTATTGAACAGTCATCGGAAAAATTTAACTAAAGTATGTCTTgcaaaagaaaacaagaatgatacaaatatgaaaaatgtaaatataaggactAAACAACATTCTAAAGTCCTGTTATAGGAGCATAATATGGAACATCACGCTGTTAATGCTTAAATATCAAGGACATcgttaaacaataatatcacgtatattgtacaataatatcacatacactgtacaataatatcacgtacagtgtacaatgatatcaagtacactgtacaataatatcacgtacactatacaataatatcacgtacattgtacaataatatcacgtacactgtacaataatatagcatacactgtacaataatatcacgtacactgtacaataatatcacgtacactatacaataatatcacgtacactgtacaatgatatcaagtacactgtacaataatatcacgtacactatacaataatatcacgtacactgtacaatgatatcaagtacactgtacaataatatcacgtacactatacaataatatcacgtacattgtacaataatatcacgtatattgtacaataatatcacatacactgtacaataatatcacgtacagtgtacaatgatatcaagtacactgtacaataatatcacgtacactatacaataatatcacgtacattgtacaataatatcacgtacactgtacaataatatagcatacactgtacaataatatcacgtacactgtacaataatatcacgtacactatacaataatatagcatacactgtacaatgatatcaagtacactgtacaataatatcacgtacactatacaataatatcacgtacactgtacaatgatatcaagtacactgtacaataatatcacgtacactatacaataatatcacgtacattgtacaataatatcacgtacactgtacaataatatagcatacactgtacaataatatcacgtacactgtacaataatatcatgtacagtgtacaataaTAACacgtacactgtacaataatatcacgtacactatacaataatatcacgtacattgtacaataatatcacgtacactacaataatatcacgtacactgtacaataatatcacgtacactgtacaataatatcacatacagtgtacaatattatcacgtacagtgtacaataatatcacatacactgtacaataataccacatacagtgtacaataatatcacgtacactgtacaataatatCACGTACACTGCAATAAtatcacatacactgtacaatgatatcacgtacactgtacaataatatcacgtacactacaataatatcacgtacactgtacaataatatcacgtacactgtacaataatatcacatacactgtacaataatatcacgtacactgtacaataatatcacgtacactgtacaataatatcacgtacactgtacaataatatcacgtacactgtacaataatatcacgtacactgtacaataatatCACGAATAttgtacaacaatatatatataatgatatatagaCTAATTGTTATACTTTTGTAACTGATGTTGTAAATCATCGATTTGGCGGAATAGATGACAATGATAAACTGTTTACCTATTTCTGATTTCCATTCGTTTGTTTTGATTATGTGACACTTTACTATTTCTATCATCATATAAGTTGTTAGATGTTAAAGGATTGAAACCGTGAAATTTTAAGACATTTcacaaatgtttaaaacaagaTGAAAATGTTCACGTATTTGTCGTGAATGTACACTAATATATCTAACtataataaaatacagattAGGGTGATGACGAACGGTCTCGAGCTTACTATCAAAAGGGGAAATTTCTATCTCGTGTTAGTGAAAGTCTGATATAACAAAACGGTTACATGATATTTATTGGCCGGGGCTCGATTTTAACCGGTTAGGGATGTCAAGTCCCGTCCATCAATCGCCTgtctattttatatatacaacatgagTATTGATGTTATCAGAGACACGCGTAATAAGTACatatgttatgatatacatgtaggtgttctACATGTAAAATACATGACTGTAGGGAGAATAGTACGTATAAAGGTCTATTGTTGATACCCGGACAGGAATGGTAAATACCCAGACAGGAATGGTAAATACCCAGACAGGAATGGTAAATACCCAGACAGGAATGGTAAATACCCAGACAGGAATGGTAAATACCCAGACCGGAATGGTAAATACCCAGACAGGAATGGTAAATACCCAGACAGGAATGGTTATGGTAAATACCCAGACAGGAATGGTAAATACCCAGACAGGAATGGTTATGGTAAATACCCAGACAGGAATGGTTATCAATATTACGTGTAAATCTGTAGATGGTAAATAACCAGACAGGAATGGTAAATACCCAGACTGGAATGGTAAATACCCAGACAGGATGGTAAATACCCGGACAGGAATGGTAAATACCCAGACAGGAATGGTAAACACCCAGACAGGAATGGTAAACACCCAGACAGGAATGGTAAATACCCAGACAGGAATGGTAAATACCCGGAAAGGAATGGTAAATACCCAGACAGGAATGGTAAATACCCGGACAGGAATGGTAAATACCCGGACAGGAATGGTAAATACCCAGACCGGAATGGTTATGGTAAATACCCGGACAGGAATGGTAAATACCCGGACAGGAATGGTAAATCCCCAGACATGAATGGTAAATACCCAGACAGGAATGGTAAATACCCAGACAGGAATGGTAAATACTCAGACAGGAATGGTAAATACTCAGACAGGAATGGTAAATACCCAGACCGGAATGGTAAATACCCGGACAGGAATGGTAAATACCCAGACAGGAATGGTTATGGTAAATACCCAGACAGGAATGGTAAATACCCAGACAGGAATGGTTATGGTAAATACCCAGACAGGAATGGTtatcaatattacatgtaaatctGTAGATGGTAAATACCCAGACAGGAATGGTAAATACCCAGACAGGAATGGTAAATACCCGGACAGGAATGGTAAATCCCCAGACAGGAATGGTAAATACCCAGACTGGAATGGTAAATACCCAGACAGGATGGTAAATACCCGGACAGGAATGGTAAATACCCAGACAGGAATGGTAAACACCCAGACAGGAATGGTAAACACCCAGACAGGAATGGTAAATACCCAGACAGGAATGGTAAATACCCGGAAAGGAATGGTAAATACCCAGACAGGAATGGTAAATACCCGGACAGGAATGGTAAATACCCGGACAGGAATGGTAAATACCCAGACCGGAATGGTTATGGTAAATACCCGGACAGGAATGGTAAATACCCGGACAGGAATGGTAAATCCCCAGACAGGAATGGTAAATACCCAGACAGGAATGGTAAATACCCAGACAGGAATGGTAAATACTCAGACAGGAATGGTAAATACTCAGACAGGAATGGTAAATACCCAGACCGGAATGGTAAATACCCGGACAGGAATGGTAAATACCCAGACAGGAATGGTTATGGTAAATACCCAGACAGGAATGGTAAATACCCAGACAGGAATGGTTATGGTAAATACCCAGACAGGAATGGTtatcaatattacatgtaaatctGTAGATGGTAAATACCCAGACAGGAATGGTAAATACCCAGACAGGAATGGTAAATACCCGGACAGGAATGGTAAATCCCCAGACAGGAATGGTAAATACCCAGACAGGAATGGTAAATACCCAGACAGGAATGGTAAATACTCAGACAGGAATGGTAAATACCCAGACCGGAATGGTAAATACCCAGACAGGAATGGTTATGGTAAATACCCAGACAGGAATGGTAAATACCCAGACAGGAATGGTTATGGTAAATACCCAGACAGGAATGGTTATCAATATTACGTGTAAATCTGTAGATGGTAAATACCCAGACAGGAATGGTAAATACCCAGACAGGAATGGTAAATACCCAGACAGGAATGGTTATCAATATTACGTGTAAATCTGTAGATGGTAAATACCCAGACAGGAATGGTAAATACCCAGACAGGAATGGTAAATACCCAGACAGGAATGGTCAATACCGAGACAGGAATGGTAAATACCCAGACAGGAATGGTAAATACCCAGACAAAAATGGTTATCAATATTACGTGTAAATCTGTAGATGGTAAATACCCAGACAGGAATGGTAAATACACAGACAGGAATGGTAAATACCCAGACAGGAATGGTAAATACCCAGACAGGAATGGTAAATACCCAGACAAAAATGGTTATCAATATTACGTGTAAATCTGTAGATGGTAAATACCCAGACAGGAATGGTAAATACCCAGACAGGAATGGTTATGGTAAATACCCAGACAAGAATGGTTATCAATATTACGTGTAAATCTGTAGATGGTAAATACCCAGACAGGAATGGTAAATACCCAGACAGGAATGGTAAATACCGAGACAGAAATGGTAAATACCCAGACAGGAATGGTAAATATCCAGACAGGAATGGTAAATACCCAGACAAGAATGGTAAATACCCGGACAGGAATGGTAAATACCCAGACAGGAATGGTTATCAATATTACGTGTAAATCTGTAGATGGTAAATACCCAGACAGGAATGGTAAATACCCGGACAGGAATGGTAAATACCCAGACAGGAATGGCAAATACCCGGATAGGAATGGTGAATACCCGGACAGGAATGGTAAATACCCAGACAGGAATGGTAAATGCCCAGACAGGAATGGTAAATACCCAGACAGGAATGGTAAATACCCGGACAGGAATGGTTATCAATATTACGTGTATTTCTGTAGATGGTAAATCTGTAGATGGTAAATACCCGAACATGCATGCAGTTTACACTTAACACTTTGGATCGACATACATTAATGTTTAATGattgagtgtaaacatatatgatatacatataaaatgacgtgtgtattatatatgtaatagacCCTGTATAAAACTGTATATTAATCGCCCTGGTTGATGTACTGTATGCTGATCAGATAAAGGATATTAATCGCCTTGGTTGATGTAGTTTATGTAAGTTCTCATTCACTGTTAACACCTTTAACagttaaaaataaacaaaactaaaattaCGTCGAAAAGACGAAACGCCAtacgcgaaaagacgaaataaatgTACGCAAATTAGAGACTTAAATTCTCGTCATTATTTTCGCTTTTTTCgacttttcgccccgaaaagacgaaaattaacaaaccttaaatttcgtcttttcgacTTTTTggcccgaaaagacgaaatttaacaaactttcattttcgtcttttcggccccgaaaagacgaaaggacgaaatggcacaaatcatgTTATGCAATGCTCCTCTAACAAATGAGTTAAGTTGTTATTTCTGGTTTCTAGTCTGCTGTAATTAATTTCAGGGTTTAAACATTTAGTTGGCTGTAATTAATTCCAGGTTTTAGACATCTAGTTTGCTGTAATTAATTCCAGGTTTTAGACATCTAGTTTGCTGTAATTAATTTCGGGCTTTAGACATCTAGTTTGCTGTAATTAATTTCGGGCTTTAGAAATCTAGTTTGCTGTAATTAATTTCAGGTTTTAGACATCTAGTTTGCTGTAATTAATTCCAGGTTTTAGACATCTAGTTTGCTGTATTGCTCGCTGATCAGCTATGATGTTGATATCCCTTTACTCGTTATAATGATCAGATTTAACAATAACTGAATGTttgtgaaatatgttttatagtgTTTGCTAGAATGCCTAATGCCATATGTTCAAAGCTAAAAACCATCATTTGCTACTAGAGTTAATTCACGGAAGAATGCTACCagttaattagatatatgtcACGGCAGTCGTTTTGAATTGGCGACTGTTTAACTGTATCTACTGCACCAGTCTGATGATTTTAACATTCGTATTTTATcgatacaaataaaaaaattgtggCTGGGGAGGCAgggtattttttttcttatttttttttatatgaattagACGATTCATGTATGAAGATTAAAATCACTTTAATTCTTCGACAACAAAAGAGACCGTATAATTTGTGTGTACCGAGCATTCCTGGCGATTAATTTCCATCTTATGTAGAATTTAGTCTGGTGAAGACCTTATACCGgttttatttcttgttttaaagcCGCAACAGATCGCCGATAACGCGGGTCTCGTGTCAGTGGCGTGGTAAGAGCAGGAGAAAACCAATATATTGGAGTTTAATGTAGCGTGTGCGTAACTATATAAAAAGATACATTCGATTTGACTCGTCGATTTAACGCTCAACAACAAACCATTGATTAATGATATCTCTGTCGTCTCTATCGTGTGGCAAACTTAACTAATTTTATTATCTATCAATTCAATGAATTAAATATAGTCTTTGAACAAATCAAAAACCCGattgattataaattataagTCTTTTGAAGTTACCGATTTATTTGTTAAATGCACAAAAATTAACAAAGACTAGTGCGGTTTGCCCATCTGTTAATATTTGTCGGCAATGTCTTTGTGGCGTATCCAGTTTGGACTAAGTGTGATACCTAAATTTACTTGTGCTGTTATCTTTAAACAAACACGGCGTCAGTTGTTTTAGTTGATCAGTATACGGCTCGTGTGGGCCATTGACAGAGGTGTTTGTACATTTTCACAAGTTTACGTGAGGCGAAAGCGCCGACTTTAATCCTACAGTGACTAATCTCATCTTGACGGGTAAAGCAAGAGTAGGGGCCCTTAggttaaaatctaaaaatcaCAACCCGTGTTTTCATAGTTCAATTTTTCTCCTTTCTAGTGTAAACAGTAGCGCGTGCGCACGTGACCTGAAGCATTGAGACGTCAGTGCTGATTGGTTGGTCGGGCTGTACTACCGCCCATTATTCAGGTGGCTCATTGTCATGTCAATAGCGAGTGAATAGAGTGTCGCGTGGCCGGGTTTTGACTGACAGAGGGTATAAAAACGATACCCAGGTCACATAGTCACACTAACCACCAATACAGATACAACACAGCTACTACACTACTTGCCGGTCACTCGTCAACTTGCTCTTGACCAATTCACTTCTGTTATGACCATGTCATCTCAGACAACTTTCCTCCTGCTCGCGTCTACTGCTAGTAACAGTAGCTATGGAAGTCCAGCAGACTCATCTTTTTCATCTATGTCATCACCAGATAACGGGGAGGTAGATGATCAGTGCGTTGAAATGGAAAGGAACTCCAAAGAAAACCTTGTCAATGCATCCTCGTCAAAACGAAAGTTGAAAGACAGTGAATCCGTTTCTTCTACTCCTAAAAAGAAACGCTATAATAAGCCGAGACAGCGAGAAAGGAGTCCATCCCTGGTCGCTAAACTTAGAAAAACCCGCCGCTCCAAAGCTAACGACAGAGAAAGGAGCAGAATGCATGGATTAAATGACGCTCTGGAAGTATTACGGGAGGTGTTACCAGCTTCTGATGGTGAAAACAAACTGACAAAGATTGAGACACTGAGAATGGCCTATAACTATATATGGGTACTATCTCAGACCCTGGAGGGTGTCGCTAAACTACCGGAAAACGGACTTGCCAAAGATGTAAATAGTGCTATTCATGTGAAAAGAGAGTTAGACTTTAATACTAGTGCTTGTTCCGCGGACAGTGGTCAACTTTCTCCTGTTCCATCCCGGATTCTGTCTCCAGTTGTAGAACCAGACTCCCAGGTGATGGCGCCCTCTCGTCAGTCACCTCACTACGATCATCATAACCCAGCATCCCTCCAGCACCAGCAGTCTACCGCTGCTTTCCATCATTTCAGAATCGCGCCATCAGTATCTACTCCTGGGGTCCAATTCCAGCCTCTCCTCCCAGCCTCTGAACCCATGTCGCCATACATGTCCAGTTCCTCGCCCGTGTCCCATGTTACTTCTCCACATTCCCGGACGGACGTACACCCAAACTTTGTGATAGGACAGACACATCATTCAGACTGGAGTAGTGTGTATTCCGGATTTTCAGCCATGAAGGAGTGTGGCATGTTGAGGTCGGGTCTACACAGTCCCACGGAACACTCGGATACCTCCGAAGGATACTCGTTTGAAATGTTTTGAAGTGAACTTTGATGTGAACAAGCTATGTGATATCGATATATTGTGAGAACTTTAGACAAGGAGACTGTGTCCAGTGATTAGTtgtgataatatttacattctgcTGGTAAAAAGACAA from Pecten maximus chromosome 1, xPecMax1.1, whole genome shotgun sequence includes these protein-coding regions:
- the LOC117322740 gene encoding neurogenic differentiation factor 4-like, translated to MTMSSQTTFLLLASTASNSSYGSPADSSFSSMSSPDNGEVDDQCVEMERNSKENLVNASSSKRKLKDSESVSSTPKKKRYNKPRQRERSPSLVAKLRKTRRSKANDRERSRMHGLNDALEVLREVLPASDGENKLTKIETLRMAYNYIWVLSQTLEGVAKLPENGLAKDVNSAIHVKRELDFNTSACSADSGQLSPVPSRILSPVVEPDSQVMAPSRQSPHYDHHNPASLQHQQSTAAFHHFRIAPSVSTPGVQFQPLLPASEPMSPYMSSSSPVSHVTSPHSRTDVHPNFVIGQTHHSDWSSVYSGFSAMKECGMLRSGLHSPTEHSDTSEGYSFEMF